One window of the Triticum dicoccoides isolate Atlit2015 ecotype Zavitan chromosome 3B, WEW_v2.0, whole genome shotgun sequence genome contains the following:
- the LOC119281717 gene encoding uncharacterized protein LOC119281717, which produces MSSSQRTLRDVMMQEDRPTTMASRLLAPDASLSNPSFRNYYGVASAGSVPFHWESAPGTPKNDGFSSRALPPITPPPSYYSKTKITKSESSKKLLSSSRPASFVPTMFRRSHTMPAPSPSKECSRRKRLVASPPRSSFSSTSRGDDEEADGGAASPTSTLCFRARRSGGGTGRLHGMIASVVGR; this is translated from the coding sequence ATGAGCTCGAGCCAGAGGACGCTCCGGGACGTGATGATGCAGGAGGACAGGCCgaccaccatggccagccgcctCCTCGCCCCGGACGCCTCCCTCTCCAACCCCTCCTTCCGCAACTActacggcgtcgcctccgcgggctCGGTGCCGTTCCACTGGGAGTCGGCGCCGGGGACGCCCAAGAACGACGGCTTCTCGTCCAGGGCGCTCCCGCCCATCACGCCGCCACCTTCCTACTACAGCAAGACGAAGATCACCAAGTCAGAGTCCTCCAAGAAGCTGCTCTCATCCTCCAGGCCGGCCAGCTTCGTCCCGACGATGTTCCGCAGGAGCCACACGATGCCGGCTCCCTCGCCGTCCAAGGAGTGCAGCCGGAGGAAGAGGCTGGTGGCCAGCCCGCCGCGGTCGTCCTTCTCGTCGACGTCAAGGGGAGATGACGAAGAAGCGGACGGCGGGGCGGCGTCACCGACATCTACCCTGTGCTTCCGCGCCCGGCGCTCCGGCGGGGGAACCGGCAGGCTGCATGGGATGATTGCCTCCGTGGTGGGAAGGTAA